A genomic window from Burkholderiales bacterium includes:
- a CDS encoding DNA translocase FtsK 4TM domain-containing protein: MQASVKRRKAILPLASNRANRKSREPLPPKIAALVREAKWLALVAAALYLLLVLMTYDKADPAWSHDVGSSDVQNAGGVVGAWLADVMLYIFGLSAYWWAVFCLYSVWWGYKRIERVEQAPQMDSRPSQAADRRPFFVAAIGLFVLLFASCGLEALRFYNPGIALPLQSGGMAGAVIGSGLSASFGYTGAMLILIVLGAIGLSLLTGLSWLNVTERIGGAIEDAWLAVFAHWQMRKDRRLGRLALEKREDLLAEGKKRSEAHEPIVIQAPPPEPAQSIRVQREKQTPLFEDLPDSALPPLYLLDHPTHDAELLSPETLEFTSRLIEKKLLDFGVEVKVAAAYPGPVITRYEIEPAIGVKGAQIVNLVKDLARALSVVSIRVVETIPGKTCMGLEIPNPKRQIVRLSEILSSTVYADNPSPLTLAMGKDIGGHPVVADLARMPHVLVAGTTGSGKSVALNAMILSLLYKATPAQVRLIMVDPKMLELSVYEGIPHLLTPVVTDMKQAAAALHWCVGEMERRYKLMSTLGVRNLAGYNQKIRDAEKAGEPLRHPRNPLMAASEMDGEAAPQFAEPELLQQMPLIVVVIDELADLMMVVGKKVEELIARLAQKARAAGLHLILATQRPSVDVITGLIKANIPTRVAFQVSAKVDSRTIIDQMGAEALLGQGDMLYLPPGTGYPQRVHGAFVADQEVHKVVEHLKSLGAPQYVDGIIQSGDGDLDEAAPENGNAESDALYDEAVSIVLKSRRASISLVQRHLRIGYNRAARLIEQMERAGMVSPMQSNGNREILVPPSEQR, from the coding sequence ATGCAAGCCTCAGTAAAACGGCGCAAAGCCATCCTGCCGCTGGCATCCAACCGCGCCAACAGGAAATCCCGCGAACCGCTGCCGCCGAAAATCGCAGCGCTGGTGCGCGAAGCGAAATGGCTGGCGCTGGTGGCCGCGGCGCTGTATCTGCTGCTGGTGTTGATGACCTACGACAAGGCCGATCCCGCGTGGTCGCACGATGTCGGCAGCAGCGACGTGCAAAACGCGGGCGGCGTCGTCGGCGCCTGGCTGGCTGATGTCATGCTGTATATATTCGGCCTGTCGGCGTACTGGTGGGCAGTGTTTTGCCTGTACTCGGTGTGGTGGGGATACAAGCGCATCGAACGCGTGGAACAAGCGCCGCAGATGGACAGCCGCCCCTCGCAAGCGGCGGATCGGCGCCCGTTTTTCGTTGCCGCGATCGGTTTGTTCGTGCTGCTTTTCGCGAGCTGCGGGCTGGAGGCGCTGCGTTTTTACAACCCCGGTATTGCCCTGCCGCTGCAATCGGGCGGCATGGCCGGCGCCGTCATCGGCAGCGGCTTGTCGGCCTCGTTCGGCTATACCGGCGCGATGCTGATTCTGATTGTGCTCGGCGCGATCGGCCTCAGTCTGCTGACGGGCCTGTCGTGGCTGAACGTGACGGAACGTATCGGCGGCGCGATAGAGGATGCGTGGCTGGCTGTGTTCGCCCATTGGCAGATGCGCAAGGATAGGCGCCTCGGCAGGCTGGCGCTGGAGAAACGGGAAGACTTACTCGCTGAAGGCAAGAAGCGCAGCGAAGCGCACGAACCCATCGTGATTCAGGCGCCGCCGCCCGAGCCGGCGCAATCGATTCGCGTGCAGCGCGAGAAGCAGACGCCGCTGTTCGAGGATTTGCCCGATTCCGCATTGCCGCCGCTCTATCTGCTCGATCACCCGACGCACGATGCCGAGCTCTTGAGCCCGGAAACCCTGGAATTCACATCGCGCCTGATCGAGAAAAAACTGCTCGATTTCGGCGTCGAAGTCAAAGTCGCCGCGGCCTATCCGGGGCCGGTTATCACGCGCTACGAAATCGAGCCGGCGATCGGCGTCAAGGGCGCGCAGATCGTCAATCTGGTCAAGGATCTGGCGCGCGCGCTGTCGGTGGTCAGCATACGCGTCGTCGAAACCATTCCCGGAAAAACCTGCATGGGGCTCGAAATTCCCAATCCCAAGCGGCAGATCGTGCGGCTTTCCGAGATATTGAGTTCGACGGTCTATGCCGACAATCCTTCGCCGCTGACCCTGGCGATGGGCAAGGATATCGGCGGCCATCCGGTTGTGGCCGATCTCGCGCGCATGCCGCATGTGCTGGTCGCCGGAACCACCGGCTCGGGCAAATCGGTTGCGCTCAACGCCATGATTCTGAGCCTGCTGTACAAGGCTACACCGGCGCAGGTGCGGCTGATCATGGTCGATCCGAAAATGCTCGAGTTGTCGGTCTACGAAGGCATTCCGCATCTCTTGACGCCGGTTGTGACCGACATGAAGCAGGCGGCGGCTGCGCTGCACTGGTGCGTAGGCGAGATGGAACGGCGTTACAAGCTGATGTCGACCCTGGGCGTGCGCAACCTCGCCGGCTATAACCAGAAAATCCGCGATGCCGAAAAAGCCGGCGAACCGCTGCGCCATCCGCGTAATCCGCTGATGGCTGCGTCAGAAATGGACGGTGAAGCCGCGCCGCAATTCGCCGAGCCGGAGCTATTGCAGCAGATGCCGCTGATCGTCGTCGTCATCGACGAGCTCGCCGATCTGATGATGGTGGTCGGGAAAAAAGTCGAGGAGCTGATCGCGCGCCTCGCCCAGAAAGCGCGCGCCGCCGGGCTGCATTTGATCCTCGCGACACAGCGGCCATCGGTCGACGTGATCACCGGCCTGATCAAAGCCAATATCCCGACGCGCGTTGCGTTTCAGGTTTCGGCGAAGGTCGATTCGCGCACGATCATCGACCAGATGGGCGCCGAAGCGCTGCTCGGCCAGGGCGATATGCTGTATCTGCCGCCCGGGACCGGTTATCCGCAACGCGTGCACGGCGCGTTCGTCGCCGATCAGGAAGTGCATAAGGTCGTCGAGCATCTGAAATCGCTGGGCGCGCCGCAGTATGTCGATGGCATCATCCAGAGCGGCGATGGCGATCTCGACGAAGCCGCTCCCGAAAACGGAAACGCCGAGTCCGACGCCCTGTACGACGAGGCCGTCTCTATCGTGCTGAAATCGCGGCGCGCATCGATTTCACTGGTGCAGCGTCATCTGCGCATCGGCTACAACCGCGCCGCGCGGCTGATCGAGCAGATGGAGCGCGCTGGCATGGTTTCGCCTATGCAGAGCAACGGCAACCGCGAAATCCTGGTTCCGCCGTCCGAGCAGCGCTAG
- a CDS encoding DUF3455 domain-containing protein has translation MHGSTAAPDAPAAVAVPSGNKPAMTLIGSGLLTYECRAKAAAADTFEWAFAGPDAKLTDKSGATVGKYYGGPTWEHSDGSKVTGKQLAVSPAPAGNIPMQLVQANPATGSGAFSGVTYIQRLNTKGGVAPAEPCSASTLGAKKTVNYSADYVFYKK, from the coding sequence ATGCATGGCTCAACTGCCGCACCGGATGCGCCGGCCGCAGTAGCCGTGCCGTCCGGCAACAAGCCTGCCATGACGCTGATCGGCAGCGGTTTGCTGACTTACGAATGCCGCGCCAAAGCGGCCGCCGCGGATACCTTCGAATGGGCTTTCGCCGGCCCGGACGCGAAATTGACCGACAAAAGCGGTGCCACGGTCGGCAAGTATTATGGCGGGCCGACCTGGGAGCACAGCGACGGCAGCAAGGTTACCGGCAAGCAGCTCGCGGTTTCCCCCGCGCCTGCCGGCAACATCCCGATGCAACTGGTACAGGCTAATCCGGCCACGGGCTCGGGAGCGTTCAGCGGCGTGACCTATATCCAGCGTCTGAATACCAAGGGCGGCGTTGCCCCCGCCGAACCGTGCAGCGCATCGACGTTAGGCGCGAAGAAGACGGTCAACTATTCGGCCGACTACGTTTTCTATAAAAAGTAG